A single window of Mycobacterium sp. ITM-2016-00318 DNA harbors:
- a CDS encoding M28 family peptidase translates to MVRKSRGVCAVVAAVGMVAAFGGCGSKPAKEATSPPSTPAASAAATKYAATLRGRIKADAMMAHLQKLQDIADAHDGNRSLGTAGYDVSVDYVATTLRDKGFDVATPEFEVRLAFAEDPQLTVGGATIEAKPLEYTIGTPDGGVSGPLVAARVDDTPGCTAADYDGLPAQGAVVLVDRGTCPFTQKQAAAAERGAVALVVANNEDGDEMGGTLGEESNVKIPVVSVDKASGERLRAAPGDTTLKLKAGVEVKKTRNVIAQTKTGSTSDVVMAGAHLDSVKEGPGINDNGSGVAAVLETALQLGPSPDVQNAVRFGFWGAEEMGLKGSNNYVESLDVEALKDIALYLNFDMLGSPNPGYFTYDGDQSVAPSPRNPTPRVPEGSAGIERTFVAYLEQAGKSAQDTGFDGRSDYDGFTMAGVPAGGLFSGGEEKMSREQSELWDGSADEPFDPNYHKKSDTLDHIDRKALEINGAGVGYVVGVYAQDQRGRNGVPIRDDRTRHVLSHS, encoded by the coding sequence ATGGTTCGTAAGTCGCGCGGGGTTTGCGCTGTGGTCGCCGCGGTCGGCATGGTCGCTGCCTTCGGTGGCTGCGGCAGCAAGCCCGCCAAGGAAGCCACCAGCCCGCCCTCAACGCCGGCGGCCTCCGCTGCGGCAACCAAGTACGCCGCGACGCTGCGTGGGCGCATCAAGGCCGACGCGATGATGGCGCACCTGCAGAAATTGCAGGACATCGCCGACGCGCACGACGGCAACCGGTCACTGGGCACCGCGGGCTACGACGTGAGCGTCGACTACGTCGCCACGACGCTGCGCGACAAGGGTTTCGACGTGGCGACCCCCGAGTTCGAGGTGCGGCTGGCGTTCGCAGAGGATCCGCAGCTCACCGTGGGCGGCGCGACGATCGAGGCCAAGCCGCTCGAGTACACCATCGGCACGCCCGACGGCGGCGTCTCCGGTCCGCTGGTCGCGGCCCGTGTCGACGACACACCGGGTTGCACGGCCGCCGACTATGACGGCCTTCCCGCCCAGGGCGCGGTCGTGCTGGTGGACCGTGGCACCTGCCCGTTCACGCAGAAACAGGCCGCGGCCGCCGAGCGCGGTGCGGTGGCCCTCGTCGTCGCCAACAACGAGGACGGCGACGAGATGGGCGGCACGCTCGGCGAGGAGTCGAACGTGAAGATCCCCGTCGTCAGCGTCGACAAGGCCTCCGGCGAGCGACTGCGCGCCGCGCCCGGCGACACCACGCTCAAGCTCAAGGCCGGCGTGGAGGTGAAGAAGACCCGCAACGTCATCGCCCAGACGAAAACCGGATCGACCTCCGATGTGGTGATGGCCGGTGCGCACCTTGACAGTGTGAAAGAGGGTCCGGGCATCAACGACAACGGCTCCGGGGTGGCAGCGGTGCTGGAAACCGCGCTGCAGCTCGGCCCCTCGCCGGATGTGCAGAACGCGGTGCGGTTCGGCTTCTGGGGCGCCGAGGAAATGGGGCTGAAGGGGTCGAACAACTACGTCGAGTCGCTCGACGTCGAGGCGCTCAAGGATATCGCGCTCTATCTGAACTTCGACATGCTCGGCTCGCCGAACCCCGGGTACTTCACCTACGACGGCGACCAGTCGGTGGCGCCGAGCCCGAGGAATCCCACACCACGGGTGCCCGAGGGGTCGGCGGGCATCGAGCGCACCTTCGTCGCCTACCTCGAACAGGCCGGTAAGAGCGCGCAGGACACCGGCTTCGACGGCCGCTCCGACTACGACGGGTTCACCATGGCAGGTGTACCGGCGGGTGGACTGTTCTCCGGCGGGGAGGAGAAGATGAGCCGCGAACAATCCGAGCTTTGGGACGGCAGTGCCGACGAGCCGTTCGACCCGAACTATCACAAGAAATCCGACACGCTGGACCACATCGACCGGAAGGCGTTGGAGATCAACGGCGCCGGTGTCGGATACGTCGTCGGTGTGTACGCGCAGGATCAACGCGGCCGAAACGGTGTGCCGATCCGCGACGACC
- a CDS encoding ABC transporter permease gives MSALAVINAERIKLFTTRSLLWSAAAIAVLSLGLAAIQASTTYGPGTVAPEKAAMGVAVFGVPVMMILSALTVTNEYRNGLIRSTFAAVPNRTLVLLAKALVAALISGIYAAVMVMASIVVAHSDPRDWRLVGAIALYAMLAAVLGVGVGALVRASAGAVALLLLWPLVAEPLLGNMPNISGRIGPYLPFANAFTFIDVQWLYPYYAMPWGPVSSIVYFAFVVAAVFVAALVAINRRDA, from the coding sequence ATGAGCGCGCTGGCGGTGATCAATGCCGAACGCATCAAGCTGTTCACCACCAGGTCGCTGCTGTGGTCGGCGGCCGCGATCGCGGTGCTGAGCCTCGGGCTGGCGGCCATTCAGGCGTCGACCACATATGGTCCCGGCACGGTCGCGCCAGAGAAGGCGGCGATGGGCGTGGCCGTTTTCGGCGTCCCGGTCATGATGATTCTCTCGGCGCTGACCGTCACCAACGAGTACCGCAACGGCCTCATCCGCAGCACGTTCGCCGCGGTGCCGAACCGGACGCTGGTGCTGCTCGCGAAAGCCCTTGTCGCCGCGCTGATCTCGGGCATCTACGCCGCCGTGATGGTGATGGCTTCGATCGTGGTGGCGCACTCGGATCCCCGTGATTGGCGGCTGGTCGGCGCCATCGCGCTGTATGCGATGCTCGCGGCGGTGCTCGGCGTCGGGGTAGGTGCACTGGTCCGGGCGTCGGCCGGCGCGGTGGCGCTGCTGCTGCTGTGGCCGCTCGTTGCCGAACCGCTACTGGGCAACATGCCCAACATCAGCGGCCGGATCGGCCCGTACCTGCCGTTCGCGAACGCGTTCACCTTCATCGATGTGCAGTGGCTCTACCCGTACTACGCCATGCCGTGGGGACCGGTGTCCTCGATCGTCTACTTCGCGTTCGTTGTGGCTGCGGTGTTCGTCGCGGCGCTGGTCGCGATCAACCGGCGCGACGCATGA
- a CDS encoding thiazole synthase — MAELDALCANGSSADKLTIAGREFGSRLILGTGGAANLSVLEEALIASGTELTTVAMRRVDAEGGTGVLDLLNRLNITPLPNTAGCRGAAEAVMTAQLAREALQTDWVKLEVIADERTLLPDAIELVRAAEQLVDDGFVVLPYTNDDPVLARRLEDTGCAAVMPLGSPIGTGLGIANPHNIEMIVDGAGVPVILDAGIGTASDAAQAMELGCAAVLLATAVTRSADPPVMAAAMAAAVTAGRLARQAGRIPKRFWAQPSSPSL, encoded by the coding sequence GTGGCTGAGCTCGATGCTCTTTGCGCAAACGGCTCATCGGCCGACAAGCTCACGATCGCAGGCCGCGAGTTCGGGTCGAGGCTGATCCTCGGCACCGGCGGTGCCGCCAATCTTTCGGTGCTTGAGGAGGCGCTGATCGCGTCTGGTACCGAGCTGACGACGGTCGCGATGCGCCGTGTCGACGCCGAGGGCGGCACGGGTGTGCTCGATCTGCTCAACCGGCTGAACATCACACCGCTGCCCAACACCGCGGGATGCCGAGGCGCCGCGGAGGCGGTGATGACCGCGCAGCTGGCCCGCGAAGCACTGCAGACCGACTGGGTCAAGCTCGAAGTGATCGCCGACGAACGCACACTGTTGCCCGATGCCATCGAGTTGGTTCGCGCCGCTGAGCAATTGGTAGACGACGGCTTCGTCGTGCTGCCGTACACCAACGACGATCCGGTGCTGGCGCGGCGGCTGGAGGACACCGGCTGCGCGGCGGTGATGCCGCTCGGCTCGCCGATCGGGACCGGACTCGGCATCGCCAACCCGCACAACATCGAGATGATCGTCGACGGGGCCGGTGTCCCCGTGATCCTGGACGCGGGCATCGGGACGGCAAGCGACGCCGCGCAGGCGATGGAACTGGGCTGTGCCGCAGTGCTTCTCGCGACCGCTGTGACCAGGTCAGCCGATCCGCCGGTGATGGCCGCAGCGATGGCAGCCGCCGTCACCGCGGGCCGCCTCGCGCGGCAGGCAGGCCGGATTCCGAAGCGGTTCTGGGCCCAACCGTCCAGCCCATCTCTATGA
- a CDS encoding SGNH/GDSL hydrolase family protein produces the protein MTDRLTGKRYVALGSSMAAGPGIAPRDKHAPLRAVRSAANYPHLVAQRLGLDLVDVTYSGATTADVLTDRRNGLPPQVTALDGSESLVTITIGGNDVGYVPLMTAAALPHAVRWMPVAGDRVRESVDPTARDRALVAVAEKLANVGREVRSRAPRARVLFVDYLTLLPPAGEDASPLSGVDAALGRRVAATLERLTAEAAEVTGCDLVRASDASRAHHAWSADPWTTKPSRYGLPIPGRPFPAHPNAAGMRAVAELVAASVG, from the coding sequence ATGACGGACCGGCTTACAGGGAAACGGTATGTCGCGCTTGGCAGTTCGATGGCTGCCGGCCCGGGGATCGCTCCGCGCGACAAACACGCCCCGCTCCGCGCCGTCCGCTCGGCGGCCAACTACCCACACCTGGTGGCGCAGCGACTCGGCCTGGACCTCGTCGACGTCACCTACTCCGGTGCCACCACCGCCGATGTGCTGACCGACCGGCGGAACGGCTTGCCGCCACAGGTGACTGCGCTCGACGGTTCCGAATCGCTCGTCACCATCACGATCGGCGGGAACGACGTCGGCTACGTGCCGCTGATGACGGCGGCCGCGCTGCCGCACGCGGTGCGCTGGATGCCGGTGGCCGGTGACCGCGTGCGGGAGTCCGTCGACCCGACCGCCCGCGATCGCGCTCTGGTCGCCGTGGCCGAGAAACTGGCGAACGTCGGGCGCGAGGTCCGATCGCGGGCGCCGCGGGCGCGGGTGCTGTTCGTCGACTATCTGACGCTGCTGCCCCCCGCGGGCGAGGACGCCTCACCGCTTTCGGGGGTCGACGCCGCACTCGGCCGTCGGGTCGCCGCGACGCTCGAACGGCTGACGGCCGAGGCGGCGGAGGTCACCGGCTGCGATCTCGTGCGGGCCTCCGATGCCAGCCGTGCACACCACGCGTGGTCGGCGGACCCGTGGACGACGAAGCCGTCGAGGTACGGTCTGCCGATCCCCGGTAGGCCGTTTCCCGCCCACCCCAACGCTGCGGGGATGCGCGCGGTCGCCGAGTTGGTCGCTGCCTCGGTCGGCTGA
- a CDS encoding ABC transporter ATP-binding protein, translating into MIELVGLTKVFGRTRAVDELTCTIEPGMVTGFLGPNGAGKTTTMRMILGLDRPTSGSATIDGKRYRELVDPLRHVGALLDAKQTHPNRSVRAHLRWLAATNRLSAGRVDEVLEKVGLSAVAAKKAGTLSLGMSQRLGIAAALLGDPPVLLFDEPVNGLDPEGIRWVRTLMRTLADEGRTVFVSSHLLAEMSNTADRLVVIGRGKLIASTTVAEFVGRADGVRVRSPQLDTLRTVLTESGIEVGDDEAATALLVRGAACEVVGDLAARNGITLHELTSQQASLEDAYMKLTDDAVQYRAAT; encoded by the coding sequence ATGATCGAATTGGTCGGGCTCACCAAGGTATTTGGGCGGACCCGCGCGGTCGACGAGCTGACCTGCACCATCGAGCCCGGCATGGTCACCGGTTTCCTCGGCCCGAACGGTGCGGGCAAGACCACCACGATGCGCATGATCCTCGGGCTGGACCGCCCCACGTCGGGCAGCGCGACCATCGACGGAAAGCGTTATCGGGAACTTGTCGACCCGCTGCGCCACGTGGGCGCCCTTCTCGACGCGAAACAGACCCATCCCAACCGGTCGGTGCGCGCACACCTGCGGTGGCTGGCGGCGACGAACCGGTTGTCCGCAGGGCGCGTCGACGAGGTGCTGGAGAAGGTCGGGCTCTCGGCGGTCGCGGCCAAGAAGGCGGGCACGCTGTCGCTGGGTATGAGCCAGCGGCTCGGCATCGCGGCCGCACTGCTGGGCGATCCGCCGGTGCTGCTGTTCGACGAGCCGGTCAACGGCCTCGACCCCGAGGGCATCCGGTGGGTGCGAACGCTCATGCGCACGCTGGCGGATGAGGGTCGAACCGTCTTCGTGTCCAGCCATCTGCTGGCCGAGATGTCCAACACCGCCGACCGGCTCGTGGTCATCGGCCGCGGCAAGCTGATCGCCTCGACGACGGTGGCCGAGTTCGTCGGAAGGGCCGACGGCGTCAGGGTGCGAAGCCCGCAACTGGACACGCTGCGCACGGTGCTGACCGAGTCCGGCATCGAGGTCGGCGATGACGAGGCGGCAACGGCGCTGCTGGTACGCGGCGCCGCCTGCGAGGTGGTCGGCGATCTGGCCGCGCGCAACGGAATAACGTTGCACGAGTTGACCTCACAGCAGGCGTCACTGGAGGACGCGTACATGAAACTCACCGACGACGCCGTGCAGTACCGGGCGGCGACATGA